From Acinetobacter suaedae, one genomic window encodes:
- a CDS encoding RNA pyrophosphohydrolase yields the protein MIDSEGFRPNVGIILANDDGHVLWAKRIGHNAWQFPQGGIQFGETPEQALYRELREEVGLLPEHVQIIAQTKGWLRYRLPHRYIRSDSDPVCIGQKQKWFLLKLTASPHHIQLNLSDPPEFDEWQWVSYWYPLGQVVNFKRDVYRKAMMELCLQLPQR from the coding sequence ATGATCGACTCAGAAGGTTTCCGACCCAACGTCGGGATCATTTTGGCAAACGATGACGGACACGTCTTATGGGCAAAGCGCATTGGTCACAATGCTTGGCAATTTCCACAAGGAGGGATCCAGTTTGGAGAAACCCCTGAACAGGCACTTTATCGTGAACTGAGAGAAGAAGTCGGCTTATTGCCCGAACACGTCCAAATTATAGCGCAAACAAAAGGTTGGCTGCGTTATCGTTTGCCACATCGGTACATTCGGTCAGATTCAGATCCGGTATGTATTGGACAAAAACAAAAGTGGTTTTTACTGAAACTGACGGCATCGCCACATCATATTCAGTTAAACCTCTCTGACCCACCCGAATTCGATGAATGGCAATGGGTGAGTTATTGGTATCCTTTGGGCCAAGTGGTCAACTTCAAACGTGATGTTTACCGTAAAGCCATGATGGAGTTGTGTTTACAATTACCTCAGCGTTAA
- the ptsP gene encoding phosphoenolpyruvate--protein phosphotransferase → MSNMQLETLRRIVQEINASVSLHDSLDIMVNHVAEAMDVDVCSIYLLDERNKRYVLMASKGLNPESVGQVALNIGEGLVGLVGQREEIVNLDNAPKHDRFAYLPETGEELFNSFLGVPVMYRRKVMGVLVVQKKEPQDFSEAAESFLVTLCAQLSGVIAHAHAVGNIDVFRKPSNGPSYKTFQGVSGAGGIALGRAIVLYPPADLTAIPDREAEDISEELEILDQAIASVRAEIQSLDEKMQDSLMSEERALFSVFLRMLDENALPSEIKDHIRDGSWAQGAVRKVIDKHTALFAQMEDDYLRERVSDLKDLGRRILACLQENDSSHRELSPDSILIGEEISTAALVELPVDNIAAIVTSEGAANSHMVIVARALGIPTVVGVTELPITTLDDIEMIVDAYQGRIFVNPPRRLRQRYKEVQKEEEQIAKDLKQYETKDAITPDGVAIPLFVNTGLMIDVVRGVQRGAKGVGLYRSEIPFMLRDRFPGEEEQRAIYRQQLSHFANKPVTMRTLDIGADKDLPYFSIEEENSALGWRGLRFTLDHPEIFSAQIRAMLKASIGLNNLHILLPMVTSVSEVEEVLYLLERDWIAVQEEEQVKINKPKIGIMVEVPSVLFQIDEFAELVDFFSVGSNDLTQYLLAVDRNNPHVANVYSHYHPSILRALKRLALDCQAHQKPVSVCGEMAGDPLTAILLIAMGFDTLSMSSSNILRVRKAICHVPMSDAKRLLDDVLQMNNPLVIKSWLEHYFRTHGLADMVKSNRLVSA, encoded by the coding sequence ATGTCAAACATGCAACTCGAGACACTCAGACGCATTGTCCAAGAAATTAATGCGTCCGTCAGTTTGCATGACTCTTTGGACATTATGGTCAATCATGTTGCTGAAGCAATGGATGTGGATGTTTGTTCGATTTATCTGCTAGATGAGCGCAATAAACGTTATGTGCTCATGGCGTCCAAAGGTTTAAACCCAGAATCCGTTGGACAAGTTGCCTTAAACATTGGCGAAGGCTTAGTTGGTTTGGTCGGTCAACGTGAAGAAATCGTCAACCTTGACAACGCGCCGAAGCATGACCGTTTTGCTTATTTACCCGAAACAGGTGAGGAATTATTTAATTCCTTCCTCGGCGTTCCTGTTATGTATCGTCGTAAAGTAATGGGCGTTCTCGTTGTACAAAAGAAAGAACCCCAAGACTTTAGTGAAGCTGCTGAATCTTTTCTCGTTACACTTTGCGCACAACTCTCTGGTGTCATTGCCCATGCCCATGCGGTGGGAAATATTGATGTATTTCGTAAACCAAGTAATGGACCTAGCTACAAAACCTTTCAAGGCGTATCTGGCGCAGGCGGGATTGCCTTAGGACGAGCTATCGTACTATATCCACCGGCGGATCTGACTGCGATCCCAGACCGCGAAGCTGAAGATATTAGTGAAGAGCTAGAAATTTTAGACCAAGCGATTGCCTCAGTTCGTGCCGAGATCCAATCACTTGATGAGAAAATGCAAGACTCATTAATGTCAGAAGAACGTGCACTATTTAGCGTTTTCTTACGAATGCTAGATGAAAATGCACTTCCAAGTGAGATCAAAGATCATATTCGTGATGGTAGTTGGGCACAAGGTGCTGTACGCAAAGTCATTGATAAGCACACTGCTTTGTTTGCACAAATGGAAGATGACTATTTACGTGAACGTGTCTCTGACTTAAAAGATTTAGGACGTCGTATTCTCGCTTGTTTACAAGAGAACGATTCAAGTCATCGAGAACTCAGCCCAGATAGCATTCTAATCGGTGAGGAAATTAGTACAGCTGCACTGGTTGAACTTCCTGTTGATAATATCGCAGCGATTGTGACCTCTGAAGGTGCTGCCAATTCACATATGGTGATTGTTGCACGTGCGCTGGGTATTCCAACTGTGGTCGGGGTCACAGAATTACCGATTACCACACTTGATGACATTGAAATGATCGTCGATGCTTATCAAGGACGTATCTTTGTTAATCCACCACGACGTTTACGTCAACGTTATAAGGAAGTCCAAAAAGAAGAAGAACAGATTGCGAAAGATTTAAAACAATACGAAACCAAAGATGCGATTACCCCTGATGGCGTAGCAATTCCATTATTTGTAAATACGGGTTTAATGATTGATGTGGTTCGTGGCGTGCAACGTGGTGCAAAGGGCGTTGGTTTATATCGTAGCGAAATCCCGTTCATGCTCCGTGATCGCTTTCCTGGTGAAGAAGAGCAACGAGCAATATATCGTCAACAGCTCAGCCATTTTGCCAATAAACCCGTCACCATGCGAACTCTCGACATCGGTGCAGATAAAGACCTGCCATACTTTAGTATTGAAGAAGAAAACTCAGCTTTAGGTTGGCGTGGCTTGCGTTTTACACTAGACCATCCAGAGATTTTCTCAGCTCAAATTCGGGCGATGCTAAAGGCAAGTATTGGTTTAAATAATCTGCACATTCTATTGCCAATGGTGACCAGTGTTAGTGAGGTTGAGGAAGTTCTTTATTTACTCGAGCGTGACTGGATTGCGGTTCAAGAAGAAGAACAAGTCAAAATCAATAAACCTAAAATTGGGATTATGGTTGAAGTCCCAAGTGTACTCTTTCAAATTGATGAGTTTGCAGAGCTAGTTGATTTTTTCTCGGTAGGTTCAAATGACTTAACCCAATACCTACTCGCTGTTGATCGTAACAATCCGCATGTTGCCAATGTCTATTCACATTATCACCCTTCGATACTCAGAGCATTAAAACGCTTAGCGCTCGATTGTCAGGCACATCAAAAACCTGTCAGTGTGTGTGGAGAAATGGCGGGTGACCCACTAACCGCTATTCTATTAATTGCGATGGGCTTTGACACACTATCGATGAGTTCAAGTAACATTCTTCGAGTACGTAAAGCAATTTGTCATGTCCCAATGAGTGATGCTAAACGCCTACTTGATGACGTTCTGCAAATGAATAATCCTTTGGTCATTAAAAGTTGGTTAGAACACTATTTCAGAACCCATGGTTTAGCAGATATGGTTAAATCGAATCGTTTAGTCAGCGCCTAA
- the katG gene encoding catalase/peroxidase HPI yields the protein MSQNDKSQTHTTSSGQCPVLHGGNTEVGESPMAWWPNALNLDILHQHDKKTDPMDPDFDYAKAFSELDLEAVKQDLRELINTSQDWWPADWGSYVGMMVRTAWHLAGSYRKQDGRGGANTGNQRFAPLNSWPDNVNTDKGRRLLWPIKKKYGNKISWGDLIVLAGTVAYEVAGLKTYGFAGGRIDIWAPEKDVYWGSEKKWLDATKNRYENDQDRNSLENPLAAVQMGLIYVNPEGVDGVPDPLRTAQDMRTTFDRMGMDDEETVALTAGGHTVGKAHGNGKAENLGADVEGADVEFQGLGWHNSEGTGNAGNTMVSGIEGAWTTHPTRWDNEFFYLLFTYDWELRKSPAGAHQWEPINIKEEDKPVDAHNPNVRRNPIMTDADMALKVDPEYRKIAERFYRDPAYLAEVFSRAWFKLTHRDMGPKSRYLGPDVPQEDLIWQDPIPTVDYTLTDSEIAELKAKLLTSGLSSSDLITTAWDSARTYRGSDFRGGANGARIRLAPQKDWIGNEPERLQRVLSVLESIQASLSKKVSIADLIVLGGTAAVEQAAHKAGVQITVPFAPGRGDATAEQTDEYSFEPLEPLHDGFRNWQKQHYVNTPEELLLDRAQLMGLTAPEMTVLVGGLRVLGANYGNNPQGVLTDRVGVLSNDFFVNLTDMKYNWKPTGRNSYDIVERDSGVVKWTASRVDLVFGSNSILRAYAEVYAQDDNKEKFVKDFVKAWVKVMNADRFDLA from the coding sequence ATGAGCCAGAACGATAAATCACAAACACATACCACTTCATCAGGACAATGTCCTGTCCTTCACGGCGGTAATACCGAAGTTGGCGAAAGTCCAATGGCTTGGTGGCCCAATGCTTTAAATCTCGATATTTTACATCAGCATGATAAGAAAACGGATCCAATGGACCCTGATTTTGATTACGCTAAAGCATTTTCGGAACTTGACCTAGAAGCAGTGAAACAGGATTTACGTGAACTCATCAATACGAGCCAAGACTGGTGGCCAGCCGATTGGGGCAGTTATGTCGGTATGATGGTACGTACGGCATGGCACCTTGCAGGAAGTTACCGAAAGCAAGACGGGCGTGGTGGTGCCAACACGGGTAACCAACGTTTTGCGCCATTAAACAGTTGGCCTGATAACGTAAATACAGATAAAGGTCGTCGTTTGCTTTGGCCAATCAAGAAAAAATATGGCAATAAAATTTCATGGGGCGATTTAATTGTTCTCGCTGGCACAGTTGCATATGAAGTTGCAGGATTAAAAACTTACGGTTTCGCTGGCGGTCGCATCGATATTTGGGCGCCAGAAAAAGATGTGTACTGGGGCAGTGAGAAAAAATGGTTAGATGCAACCAAAAATCGCTACGAAAATGATCAAGATCGTAATTCATTAGAAAATCCACTTGCAGCAGTTCAAATGGGTCTCATTTATGTCAATCCTGAAGGCGTTGATGGTGTACCTGATCCTTTACGCACAGCTCAAGATATGCGTACCACATTTGATCGCATGGGGATGGATGATGAAGAAACTGTCGCATTAACCGCAGGTGGTCATACCGTAGGTAAGGCTCACGGAAATGGTAAAGCAGAGAATTTAGGTGCTGACGTTGAAGGTGCCGATGTTGAATTCCAAGGTTTAGGTTGGCATAACTCTGAAGGGACTGGTAATGCTGGGAACACCATGGTCAGTGGTATCGAAGGTGCTTGGACCACTCACCCAACTCGATGGGATAATGAGTTTTTCTACCTACTTTTCACTTATGATTGGGAACTGCGCAAGAGCCCTGCAGGTGCTCATCAGTGGGAACCCATTAACATTAAGGAAGAAGACAAGCCTGTAGATGCCCACAATCCTAATGTTCGTCGTAATCCGATCATGACCGATGCCGACATGGCACTCAAAGTCGATCCTGAATATCGTAAAATTGCAGAACGTTTTTATCGTGATCCAGCTTATTTAGCGGAAGTGTTCTCTCGTGCATGGTTTAAGTTAACTCATCGTGACATGGGACCAAAGAGCCGCTATTTAGGTCCAGATGTTCCTCAAGAAGATTTAATTTGGCAAGATCCAATTCCAACTGTTGACTATACTTTGACAGATAGCGAAATTGCAGAGCTTAAAGCGAAGTTACTTACAAGTGGTTTATCTAGCTCAGATTTAATTACAACTGCTTGGGACAGTGCACGTACTTATCGTGGTTCAGATTTTCGCGGTGGAGCGAATGGTGCCCGTATCCGTTTAGCACCTCAAAAAGACTGGATTGGCAATGAACCTGAGCGTTTACAACGTGTATTAAGCGTATTGGAATCAATTCAAGCGAGTCTAAGCAAAAAAGTTAGTATTGCTGATTTAATTGTACTCGGTGGCACAGCTGCCGTTGAACAAGCTGCTCATAAAGCAGGTGTACAGATCACTGTACCATTTGCACCAGGTCGTGGTGATGCAACTGCTGAACAAACCGATGAATACTCATTTGAACCACTAGAGCCATTACATGATGGTTTCCGTAACTGGCAGAAACAACACTATGTAAATACGCCAGAGGAATTACTATTGGATCGAGCACAGCTCATGGGACTTACTGCACCTGAAATGACAGTATTGGTTGGTGGCCTGCGTGTACTCGGTGCAAACTATGGTAACAACCCGCAAGGTGTCTTGACGGATCGCGTTGGCGTACTTAGTAACGATTTCTTTGTGAATCTCACTGACATGAAATATAACTGGAAGCCAACAGGCCGCAATAGTTATGACATCGTCGAACGTGACAGCGGTGTAGTTAAATGGACAGCAAGCCGTGTGGATTTGGTTTTTGGTTCAAATTCAATTTTACGTGCTTATGCAGAAGTATATGCTCAAGATGATAACAAAGAGAAATTCGTCAAAGACTTTGTGAAAGCTTGGGTCAAAGTGATGAATGCAGATCGTTTTGATCTTGCTTAA
- a CDS encoding thiol-disulfide oxidoreductase DCC family protein: protein MTTSLDRIIQDNNIILFDAHCVLCSAWADFMVKNDPQLQFKLASVQSPIGQRILTMYQFPTDHFETMVLVEHGKLYTESTAFIRIIKHLSFPYSTLKYTQFIPKVIRDFGYRRVALNRYRLFGKTEQCYRMTPEIAAHFLTDDMVS from the coding sequence ATGACGACTTCACTCGATCGTATAATCCAGGACAATAACATCATCTTGTTTGATGCTCATTGTGTACTATGCTCTGCATGGGCGGATTTCATGGTGAAAAATGATCCTCAACTTCAGTTCAAGTTAGCATCAGTTCAGTCACCAATAGGTCAACGTATTTTAACAATGTATCAATTTCCTACTGATCATTTTGAAACAATGGTATTAGTAGAGCATGGAAAACTCTATACAGAATCAACTGCATTTATCAGAATCATTAAGCATTTATCATTTCCATATTCAACACTTAAGTACACCCAATTTATTCCCAAAGTGATCCGAGATTTTGGATACCGACGTGTTGCCCTCAACCGCTATCGTCTTTTTGGTAAGACTGAACAATGCTACAGAATGACACCTGAAATCGCGGCTCATTTTTTAACTGATGATATGGTTTCATGA
- a CDS encoding DoxX-like family protein: MNTLIQTYQRILKLSQVMIGSLWIYQGLFPKLIFKVEDEQYFWQYMGLASEYIFWMISLSGIAEISFGFMFLLFTHRYLHKLNIISLIGLFIFVLLIYPNKIYQAFNPVVMNLGLISLSIIALWCIDTLQEIKLE; the protein is encoded by the coding sequence ATGAATACCTTAATCCAAACCTATCAACGTATTTTGAAGTTAAGTCAGGTCATGATTGGCTCGCTATGGATTTATCAGGGTTTATTTCCAAAATTAATTTTTAAAGTAGAAGATGAACAATACTTTTGGCAATACATGGGCTTAGCTTCAGAGTATATCTTCTGGATGATTTCACTTTCTGGGATCGCTGAAATTAGCTTCGGTTTTATGTTTTTATTATTTACACATCGATATTTACATAAGTTAAATATTATCAGTCTGATTGGGTTATTTATTTTCGTTTTATTGATTTACCCCAATAAAATCTATCAAGCATTTAATCCTGTGGTCATGAATCTCGGATTGATTAGCCTTTCAATTATTGCCTTGTGGTGTATTGATACCCTCCAAGAGATCAAGCTCGAATAA
- a CDS encoding MBL fold metallo-hydrolase: MKDKPTLTYQLPTQSCLSHTWMKPPFPHEASEHSGLDRFYNLERPLSPLGRKGLVKWLATRKSFTWQVDRAHELNLRNQILEFPQNRPHADLNDWQIWFVGHATVLIQIGPYNFLTDPVWSEYASPRQGRGPQRACTAGIALEHLPYIHGVLLSHNHYDHLDLATLEWLHQKFEMPIYTGLGNGYYMPEHLHVIEMDWWQEIPFHDELKIAYTPAQHASGRGFRDQNRALWGGFSLLAKTGHCFFAGDTGYAGHFKQIHERYGDARVALLPIGAYEPRHLMRHVHMNPQDAFHAHLDLHAHRSLAIHYRTFQLTDEDRDAPEQELMHEMKASSKLVSPFYCIREGHFIRA; the protein is encoded by the coding sequence ATGAAAGATAAGCCGACATTAACCTATCAATTGCCGACACAATCTTGCTTGAGCCATACATGGATGAAACCTCCATTTCCGCATGAGGCATCTGAGCATAGTGGTCTTGATCGTTTCTACAATCTAGAGCGTCCTTTGTCACCACTAGGCCGTAAAGGCTTGGTGAAATGGCTAGCCACACGGAAGTCCTTTACATGGCAGGTTGATCGGGCACATGAGTTGAATTTGCGTAATCAAATTTTGGAATTTCCCCAAAACCGTCCTCATGCGGATTTGAATGATTGGCAAATATGGTTTGTGGGGCATGCGACTGTTTTGATCCAAATAGGTCCGTATAACTTTTTAACAGATCCTGTTTGGAGTGAATATGCAAGTCCACGGCAAGGACGTGGTCCACAGCGTGCGTGTACAGCTGGAATTGCTTTAGAGCATCTGCCTTATATTCATGGTGTGCTATTGAGCCATAATCATTATGATCATCTTGATTTGGCGACTTTAGAATGGCTTCATCAGAAGTTTGAAATGCCGATCTATACGGGTTTAGGCAATGGTTATTATATGCCTGAACATTTGCATGTGATTGAAATGGATTGGTGGCAAGAAATTCCATTTCATGATGAATTGAAAATTGCTTATACGCCAGCACAGCATGCCTCTGGACGTGGATTTAGGGATCAAAATCGCGCGTTGTGGGGGGGATTTTCATTGCTTGCAAAAACAGGACATTGTTTTTTTGCAGGTGATACAGGCTATGCAGGACATTTTAAGCAGATCCATGAGCGTTATGGTGATGCGAGAGTAGCATTGCTACCTATAGGTGCTTATGAGCCGCGTCATTTGATGCGCCATGTGCATATGAATCCACAAGATGCGTTCCATGCACATCTAGATTTGCATGCACACCGATCGCTAGCGATACATTATCGGACTTTTCAGCTGACGGATGAAGATCGTGATGCGCCAGAACAAGAGCTGATGCATGAGATGAAAGCATCCTCAAAATTAGTGAGTCCATTTTATTGTATTCGTGAAGGGCATTTTATTCGAGCTTGA
- a CDS encoding glutathione S-transferase family protein — translation MALKLYTNSFSRGVVVDWLLIELGIECERIEVAFDTEMKTPEYLKINPFGKVPVLVDDDVVIYELGAICAYLTDKFAEKGLAPALNDPQRGVYYRWLFFISGPWEAAATDRMLGVGVNPEQKSSVGYGDYDDAYNAFVIGVGEAAPYLCGEQFTTADVLVAAMLFWQLKMEEIQPHPAIARYLDHVSKRPSYEKFAEFFSHAG, via the coding sequence ATGGCTCTAAAACTATATACAAATTCTTTTTCACGTGGTGTTGTTGTCGATTGGTTGTTAATCGAACTGGGTATTGAATGTGAACGCATTGAAGTTGCTTTTGATACGGAAATGAAAACACCTGAATATTTAAAAATTAATCCTTTTGGGAAAGTACCTGTTCTAGTTGATGATGATGTGGTGATCTATGAGTTGGGGGCTATTTGCGCTTATTTGACCGATAAGTTTGCAGAGAAAGGCTTAGCGCCAGCGTTAAATGATCCGCAACGTGGTGTGTATTATCGTTGGTTATTCTTCATTTCTGGACCATGGGAAGCTGCTGCAACCGACCGTATGCTTGGTGTAGGGGTGAATCCTGAACAAAAGTCTTCAGTTGGCTATGGCGACTATGATGATGCTTATAATGCCTTTGTGATTGGCGTGGGTGAGGCTGCACCTTATTTATGTGGTGAGCAGTTTACAACGGCGGATGTGTTGGTGGCAGCTATGTTATTTTGGCAACTGAAAATGGAAGAAATACAACCTCATCCAGCAATAGCGCGTTATTTGGATCATGTGAGTAAGCGCCCTAGTTATGAGAAATTTGCTGAATTTTTTAGTCATGCTGGTTAA
- a CDS encoding helix-turn-helix transcriptional regulator: MSRSIRLLNLLQLLREYRYPVTAKVLAERLRISQRSVYRDIESLREQGVSIDAAAGLGFQLKENFLLPPMTLNETEIEAIFLALNWLSEIPDQALKSASTSVLAKLNAVLPTHCQHLLQQTTLRSIQTWLPVDEQLVEQVRIAIRQQVKIMVDYADEQQRVSSRVLWPFALGYFNDRIVLAAWCELRNGFRHFRIDRIQQLSLSQELYPHFKQQLFQQWWRQEVCHSTTDKN, encoded by the coding sequence ATGAGTCGTTCAATTCGTTTGCTCAATCTTTTGCAATTATTAAGAGAATATCGTTATCCAGTAACGGCAAAGGTGCTGGCGGAGCGTTTACGAATCAGTCAGCGTAGTGTTTATCGTGATATTGAGAGTTTGCGAGAGCAAGGTGTCAGTATTGATGCTGCTGCGGGTCTAGGTTTTCAACTTAAAGAAAACTTCTTACTTCCACCGATGACATTAAATGAAACCGAAATTGAAGCTATTTTCTTGGCATTAAACTGGTTAAGTGAGATTCCTGATCAAGCCCTAAAATCAGCATCAACTTCTGTATTGGCAAAACTGAATGCGGTACTACCTACGCATTGTCAGCATCTACTACAACAAACCACGCTAAGATCAATTCAAACATGGTTGCCTGTAGATGAGCAGTTAGTTGAGCAGGTTCGAATCGCGATTCGTCAACAAGTCAAAATCATGGTTGATTATGCCGATGAGCAGCAACGAGTCAGTTCAAGAGTATTGTGGCCATTTGCATTAGGATATTTTAATGATCGTATCGTTTTAGCAGCATGGTGTGAACTGCGTAATGGATTTCGACATTTCAGAATAGATCGAATACAGCAATTGAGTTTAAGCCAAGAGTTATATCCTCATTTTAAACAACAACTTTTCCAACAATGGTGGAGACAAGAAGTTTGCCACTCCACTACTGACAAAAACTGA
- a CDS encoding HAD-IA family hydrolase: MRQNVELVIFDWDGTLFDSVGQIVASLQHAAQQFEQPLSSDAAKSIIGLGLPEVMQILFPQVPHLQQDILQCYADHYVANSKGDVWFNGVAELLTDLKQQGLKLAVATGKSRKGLDRVLGQTNSHDIFDITRAASETRSKPDPLMLQEIISEMDVAVDRAIMVGDTSYDLEMAQNLNMPRIGVSYGVHSVETLQRYQPLTIADNVQQLHGYLQGMIQSTALSES; this comes from the coding sequence ATGCGTCAAAATGTGGAATTGGTGATTTTTGATTGGGATGGAACCTTGTTTGATTCTGTTGGGCAAATTGTGGCAAGTTTGCAGCATGCTGCACAACAATTTGAACAGCCGCTGAGCAGTGACGCTGCGAAAAGTATTATTGGTTTGGGCTTGCCTGAGGTTATGCAAATCTTATTTCCACAGGTACCCCATTTACAGCAGGATATTTTGCAATGTTATGCGGATCATTATGTGGCGAACTCGAAGGGTGATGTCTGGTTTAATGGCGTTGCTGAACTGCTCACTGATTTAAAGCAACAAGGTTTGAAACTTGCTGTTGCCACTGGTAAAAGCCGTAAAGGCTTGGATCGAGTGCTTGGACAAACCAATAGCCATGACATTTTTGATATTACCCGTGCGGCGAGCGAAACCAGATCGAAACCAGATCCATTGATGTTACAAGAAATCATTTCAGAGATGGATGTGGCTGTGGATCGTGCCATTATGGTGGGAGATACTAGTTATGATCTTGAGATGGCACAAAATCTGAATATGCCAAGAATCGGCGTCAGTTATGGCGTGCATAGTGTTGAAACGTTACAACGTTATCAACCGCTTACGATTGCGGATAATGTGCAACAATTGCATGGTTATTTGCAAGGGATGATACAATCGACGGCACTCTCAGAGAGTTAA
- a CDS encoding RluA family pseudouridine synthase has protein sequence MNSTQQWQSVTWFDVDEHQDGQRIDNFLFTRLKGVPKSRIYRLIREGQVRVNKKRIKAETRLQIGDQIRVAPIRYEQKDETAAPVSDSVAQSLLSRVVYEDEGLLVVNKPSGIAVHGGSGVAYGLIEALRAATGKKYLELIHRIDRDTSGLVMISKKRSTLKLLQDLLREHKIQKTYAAIVKGQVSLDKQLIDAPLLRYELANGERRVRVTKEGKPSKTEWKVAERFKTATLVHASPLSGRTHQIRVHGLSIGHPLIGDDKYGHNTAYSGPEARRLCLHAMRLEIPNYPTIEAPMPEDMQQLIDELRKQS, from the coding sequence ATGAATTCTACACAACAATGGCAAAGTGTCACTTGGTTTGACGTGGATGAGCATCAAGACGGGCAGCGAATAGACAACTTTTTATTTACCCGATTAAAAGGTGTTCCAAAAAGTCGAATCTATCGTTTGATTCGTGAAGGACAAGTACGTGTCAATAAAAAAAGAATAAAAGCAGAGACACGGTTGCAGATTGGTGATCAGATTCGTGTTGCACCGATTCGTTATGAGCAAAAAGATGAAACGGCTGCTCCTGTGAGTGATAGCGTTGCTCAAAGCTTATTGAGCCGTGTCGTCTATGAAGATGAAGGTTTATTGGTGGTTAATAAGCCTTCCGGCATTGCAGTACATGGCGGTAGTGGTGTCGCATATGGCTTGATTGAGGCTTTGCGTGCGGCGACAGGGAAAAAATATTTAGAATTGATTCATCGTATTGACCGAGATACTTCTGGCTTGGTGATGATCAGCAAAAAGCGTAGCACCTTAAAATTGTTACAAGACCTACTGCGTGAGCATAAAATTCAAAAAACCTATGCGGCGATTGTCAAAGGACAGGTCAGCTTGGATAAGCAGTTGATTGATGCACCTTTATTACGTTATGAACTGGCTAATGGTGAACGTCGTGTGCGTGTCACCAAAGAAGGTAAGCCTAGTAAAACAGAATGGAAGGTGGCTGAGCGTTTTAAAACAGCAACTCTGGTGCATGCTTCGCCTTTATCAGGTCGTACCCATCAAATTCGTGTACATGGTTTAAGTATTGGTCATCCACTGATTGGTGATGATAAATATGGACACAATACAGCGTATTCAGGACCTGAGGCGCGACGTTTGTGTTTACATGCCATGCGTTTAGAGATTCCAAACTATCCAACCATTGAAGCACCTATGCCTGAAGATATGCAGCAGTTAATTGATGAGTTGAGAAAGCAATCATGA